From a single Maylandia zebra isolate NMK-2024a linkage group LG3, Mzebra_GT3a, whole genome shotgun sequence genomic region:
- the paip2b gene encoding polyadenylate-binding protein-interacting protein 2B isoform X2 has translation MSGPEVAKTPGGGAPEKEGKEPVANGHAGENNDANPFAEYMWMENEEEYNRQVEEELLEQEFLERCFQEMLEEEDQDWFIPSRDLNNQGVGQLQQQLNGLSVSDHHNNLEEVARKSILNPEAKEFVPGKKY, from the exons ATGAGCGGTCCGGAGGTGGCTAAGACACCAGGAGGCGGAGCTCCAGAAAAGGAAGGGAAAGAGCCGGTTGCCAATGGCCATGCGGGAGAAAACAATGACGCCAACCCGTTTGCTGAATACATGTGgatggagaatgaggaggagTATAACAGACAG GTAGAGGAGGAGCTGTTGGAGCAGGAATTCTTGGAGCGCTGCTTCCAGGAGATGTTGGAGGAGGAGGACCAGGATTGGTTCATCCCTTCGCGCGACCTCAACAACCAGGGGGTggggcagctgcagcagcagctcaacGGCCTGTCGGTCAGCGatcaccacaacaacctggAGGAAGTGGCG AGGAAGAGCATCTTGAATCCTGAAGCAAAGGAGTTTGTCCCGGGGAAGAAATACTAG
- the paip2b gene encoding polyadenylate-binding protein-interacting protein 2B isoform X1 → MPEPAEMSGPEVAKTPGGGAPEKEGKEPVANGHAGENNDANPFAEYMWMENEEEYNRQVEEELLEQEFLERCFQEMLEEEDQDWFIPSRDLNNQGVGQLQQQLNGLSVSDHHNNLEEVARKSILNPEAKEFVPGKKY, encoded by the exons AGCCAGCTGAGATGAGCGGTCCGGAGGTGGCTAAGACACCAGGAGGCGGAGCTCCAGAAAAGGAAGGGAAAGAGCCGGTTGCCAATGGCCATGCGGGAGAAAACAATGACGCCAACCCGTTTGCTGAATACATGTGgatggagaatgaggaggagTATAACAGACAG GTAGAGGAGGAGCTGTTGGAGCAGGAATTCTTGGAGCGCTGCTTCCAGGAGATGTTGGAGGAGGAGGACCAGGATTGGTTCATCCCTTCGCGCGACCTCAACAACCAGGGGGTggggcagctgcagcagcagctcaacGGCCTGTCGGTCAGCGatcaccacaacaacctggAGGAAGTGGCG AGGAAGAGCATCTTGAATCCTGAAGCAAAGGAGTTTGTCCCGGGGAAGAAATACTAG
- the LOC101476152 gene encoding uncharacterized protein LOC101476152 isoform X2 has translation MLTLEHRKTHGFNSAGRFLTTYKKDYGPVRERYPHLNSRDEPPPSSAFMSSFGILTPSVSVANQGVGSALAVHWMQELPGGQSSSLVKRMKVSSAVFVMDVVEKVWLCCLPPMVRPAVMIF, from the exons ATGCTTACATTGGAGCACCGGAAG ACTCATGGTTTCAACAGTGCAGGGAGATTTCTCACCACTTACAAGAAGGACTATGGACCCGTCAGGGAGCGCTACCCACATCTGAACTCCAGAGATGAG cctcctccttcttctgcCTTCATGTCTTCATTTGGCATCCTCACACCTTCCGTTTCCGTGGCAAATCAGGGCGTTGGCTCCGCCCTGGCGGTACACTGGATGCAGGAGTTGCCAGGGGGACAGAGCTCTTCCTTGGTCAAGAGGATGAAAGTCAGCAGTGCGGTGTTTGTGATGGATGTGGTGGAAAAG GTGTGGTTGTGCTGTCTTCCACCGATGGTCCGTCCAGCTGTAATGATTTTCTAA
- the LOC101476152 gene encoding uncharacterized protein LOC101476152 isoform X1: MLTLEHRKTHGFNSAGRFLTTYKKDYGPVRERYPHLNSRDEPPPSSAFMSSFGILTPSVSVANQGVGSALAVHWMQELPGGQSSSLVKRMKVSSAVFVMDVVEKQTCCSSRRQTIPRLRLSTREVWLCCLPPMVRPAVMIF, translated from the exons ATGCTTACATTGGAGCACCGGAAG ACTCATGGTTTCAACAGTGCAGGGAGATTTCTCACCACTTACAAGAAGGACTATGGACCCGTCAGGGAGCGCTACCCACATCTGAACTCCAGAGATGAG cctcctccttcttctgcCTTCATGTCTTCATTTGGCATCCTCACACCTTCCGTTTCCGTGGCAAATCAGGGCGTTGGCTCCGCCCTGGCGGTACACTGGATGCAGGAGTTGCCAGGGGGACAGAGCTCTTCCTTGGTCAAGAGGATGAAAGTCAGCAGTGCGGTGTTTGTGATGGATGTGGTGGAAAAG CAAACAtgttgcagcagcaggaggcaAACGATACCAAGACTGAGATTGTCTACAAGGGAG GTGTGGTTGTGCTGTCTTCCACCGATGGTCCGTCCAGCTGTAATGATTTTCTAA